The proteins below are encoded in one region of Arenibacter algicola:
- a CDS encoding glycosyltransferase family 2 protein: MDNCTPSISVIVSTYNSEEWLEKVLWGFHQQSYRDFEVVIADDGSGPRTKDLIGSMADTVFYKILHVWQEDEGFQKSKILNKALKACRAEYVIMTDGDCIPRKDFVEVHQCNKAAGHFISGGYFMLPMNISQIITKEDIEEQNCFNIKWLEAQGIAKKFKSAKLTAKGHVSKFLNSWTPTNASWNGHNSSGWKVDILRINGFDERMQYGGQDRELGERLVNSGIKPIQLRYSAICVHLDHKRGYKTEASIHKNKFIRKEVNKKRSSWTDYGLIKK, translated from the coding sequence GTGGACAACTGCACCCCTTCAATATCCGTTATTGTAAGTACTTATAATTCCGAAGAATGGTTGGAAAAGGTACTATGGGGTTTTCATCAACAAAGTTATCGGGATTTTGAGGTAGTAATAGCCGATGATGGTTCGGGGCCCCGAACCAAGGACTTGATTGGATCGATGGCAGATACGGTTTTTTATAAAATTCTTCATGTGTGGCAGGAGGATGAGGGATTTCAGAAATCCAAAATATTGAATAAGGCATTAAAAGCCTGCCGAGCAGAATATGTAATTATGACGGATGGCGATTGTATTCCAAGGAAAGACTTTGTTGAAGTGCATCAATGCAATAAGGCTGCTGGCCATTTTATCTCCGGAGGTTATTTTATGTTACCTATGAATATTTCCCAAATAATTACGAAGGAGGATATTGAAGAGCAAAATTGTTTTAACATTAAGTGGCTAGAGGCCCAAGGCATAGCCAAGAAGTTTAAAAGTGCAAAATTGACTGCAAAGGGACATGTGTCAAAGTTCCTAAATTCATGGACCCCTACAAATGCCAGCTGGAACGGACATAACTCATCCGGTTGGAAGGTGGATATTCTACGGATAAACGGTTTTGATGAAAGAATGCAGTACGGAGGACAAGATAGGGAACTTGGGGAAAGATTGGTAAACAGTGGAATTAAGCCAATACAATTAAGGTACAGTGCTATATGTGTGCATTTGGATCACAAAAGAGGGTATAAAACGGAAGCTTCCATACATAAGAACAAATTCATCAGGAAAGAGGTAAACAAGAAAAGAAGTTCTTGGACCGATTATGGCTTGATCAAAAAATAG
- a CDS encoding glycosyltransferase family 2 protein, protein MIDQSEKISALIITYNEMGYIEKCIDSIQFADEIIVVDSYSTDGTYEYLKNHPKVRVIQNEFENYTAQKSFALKWASHDWVLFLDADEVVTDKLRNEIKAKAKKDSEHCAYWFYRKFMFKNSRLRFSGWQTDKNYRLFRKSRAQFCKEKIVHETLIVKGTSGILKQKLMHFCYKNYEDYKFKMLKYGRLKAKEAHQKDKRFNYLLLIFKPFWKFFNHYIIRLGILDGKKGITICYLNALGDFERYMELKRLGKKEKLSYFLIKP, encoded by the coding sequence ATGATAGATCAAAGTGAAAAAATATCGGCCTTAATAATCACTTATAATGAAATGGGATATATTGAAAAGTGTATAGATTCCATTCAGTTTGCAGATGAAATTATAGTGGTGGATTCGTATAGTACGGATGGCACCTACGAGTATCTCAAAAATCACCCCAAGGTTAGGGTTATCCAAAACGAGTTCGAAAACTATACGGCCCAAAAATCCTTTGCCCTAAAATGGGCTTCACATGATTGGGTCCTCTTCTTGGATGCGGATGAAGTGGTAACGGACAAGTTAAGGAATGAAATAAAAGCCAAGGCCAAAAAAGATTCCGAACATTGTGCATATTGGTTCTACCGAAAATTTATGTTCAAAAACAGTCGCCTTCGCTTTAGTGGATGGCAAACTGATAAGAACTACCGACTTTTTAGAAAAAGTAGGGCTCAATTTTGCAAGGAAAAAATAGTTCATGAAACCCTTATTGTCAAGGGTACATCCGGGATATTGAAGCAAAAATTAATGCATTTTTGCTATAAGAACTATGAGGATTACAAATTTAAAATGCTTAAATACGGGCGATTAAAAGCCAAAGAAGCCCATCAAAAGGACAAAAGGTTCAATTACTTACTTTTAATCTTTAAACCTTTTTGGAAGTTTTTTAACCACTACATAATTAGATTGGGAATACTTGATGGGAAAAAAGGGATTACCATATGTTATTTAAATGCCTTAGGCGATTTTGAAAGGTATATGGAGCTAAAACGCTTGGGCAAAAAGGAGAAATTAAGCTATTTTTTGATCAAGCCATAA
- a CDS encoding adenylyltransferase/cytidyltransferase family protein: MSITVYYLYTLNEQLDSSQMTDSYLHILISKYPNWNFVTDPDDQVKLYISCKCEFDDALTEMLEIVKNIGIFFDNKDYVIKLKKGNTLAIKVKHSKKPKKYNKMYTSGCFDIFHFGHLNILKRSKQMCDHLVVGVSTDELILKEKGRLPIIPFEERIKLVKAINYVDEVIPQTDKNKQRIVDEYNIDAISVGDDWKGRFPKTTCPVEYVAYTENVSSTILKETLHLQPQAT; the protein is encoded by the coding sequence ATGTCTATTACCGTTTACTACCTTTACACCTTAAACGAACAATTGGATTCTTCACAAATGACTGATTCTTATCTACATATTCTAATTTCGAAATATCCAAACTGGAACTTTGTCACCGATCCGGACGATCAGGTAAAGTTGTATATAAGCTGTAAATGTGAATTTGATGATGCTTTGACAGAGATGTTGGAGATCGTTAAAAATATCGGTATTTTTTTTGACAATAAAGATTACGTCATTAAACTTAAAAAGGGGAATACCCTTGCTATAAAAGTCAAGCATAGTAAAAAGCCTAAGAAGTATAATAAAATGTATACTTCAGGTTGTTTTGATATTTTTCATTTTGGGCATCTGAACATTCTTAAAAGGTCGAAACAGATGTGCGACCATTTAGTTGTGGGTGTTTCCACAGATGAACTTATTTTAAAGGAAAAAGGGAGGCTACCTATTATTCCGTTTGAGGAAAGGATAAAACTGGTCAAAGCCATTAATTATGTAGATGAAGTTATTCCCCAGACAGATAAAAATAAGCAACGAATAGTGGATGAGTATAATATTGATGCTATTTCCGTTGGTGACGACTGGAAAGGTAGATTCCCGAAAACTACATGTCCGGTGGAATATGTGGCCTATACTGAAAATGTAAGTAGCACCATTTTAAAGGAAACATTGCACTTACAACCTCAGGCAACCTAG
- a CDS encoding LicD family protein: MAYNITLEGKNKVIAERMLKNVATLFDRCKIDYWIEGGTLLGIKRENRLLPWDNDVDMSINHDQLGKLDHFYSELKKAGYRVRTRNFDETSEFFTKGNIRMIKIREKRFFGLLKGAVCLDVFIKYQHGQNSYWEIDNKTKFVPSKFYHSFKHISFKDFDYKIPALTEEYLTYRYGDWQKQVKNWDTSKDDNAIA, translated from the coding sequence ATGGCATATAACATCACCTTAGAAGGAAAAAATAAAGTTATTGCCGAAAGGATGCTCAAAAATGTGGCTACCCTTTTTGACCGTTGCAAGATTGATTACTGGATAGAAGGAGGCACCTTATTGGGTATAAAAAGGGAAAACAGACTTTTACCATGGGATAACGATGTGGACATGTCCATTAACCATGACCAATTGGGGAAGTTGGACCATTTTTATTCAGAATTAAAAAAAGCAGGTTATAGGGTAAGGACAAGGAATTTTGATGAGACTTCGGAGTTTTTTACCAAGGGCAACATCCGAATGATAAAAATAAGGGAAAAGCGATTTTTTGGATTGCTCAAAGGGGCGGTTTGCCTAGACGTTTTTATTAAATATCAGCATGGGCAGAACAGTTATTGGGAAATTGACAACAAAACAAAATTTGTTCCAAGCAAGTTCTACCACAGCTTTAAACATATTTCCTTTAAAGATTTCGACTATAAAATCCCAGCGCTTACAGAAGAATACCTAACTTATAGATATGGTGATTGGCAAAAACAGGTTAAAAATTGGGATACTTCCAAAGATGACAATGCTATAGCCTAG
- a CDS encoding 2,3,4,5-tetrahydropyridine-2,6-dicarboxylate N-succinyltransferase, with protein sequence MKELRKTIETAWENRDLLKEIPTQTAIREVIDLLDNGKLRCAEPTTDGWQINEWVKKAVVLYFPIQKMETLEAGIFEYHDKMPLKRGYAEKGIRVVPNAVARHGSYISAGTILMPSYVNIGAYVDEGTMVDTWATVGSCAQIGKNVHLSGGVGIGGVLEPLQASPVIIEDNAFIGSRCIVVEGVRVEKEAVLGANVVLTGSTKIIDVTGDKPVERKGLVPARSVVIPGSYTKKFPAGDYQVPCALIIGTRKESTNKKTSLNDALREYDVAV encoded by the coding sequence ATGAAAGAATTAAGAAAAACAATAGAAACTGCCTGGGAAAATCGAGACTTACTTAAAGAAATTCCAACTCAGACTGCCATAAGGGAGGTCATAGATCTTTTGGATAACGGTAAGTTGCGCTGTGCTGAACCAACAACAGATGGATGGCAGATAAATGAATGGGTAAAAAAGGCAGTGGTACTATATTTTCCGATTCAAAAAATGGAAACCTTGGAAGCGGGTATCTTTGAATATCACGATAAAATGCCCCTTAAAAGAGGATATGCAGAAAAAGGAATACGTGTTGTTCCCAATGCGGTTGCCAGACACGGGTCTTATATTTCAGCAGGAACAATTTTAATGCCAAGTTATGTAAACATCGGAGCCTATGTGGATGAAGGCACCATGGTAGACACTTGGGCCACCGTTGGTAGCTGTGCCCAAATTGGAAAAAATGTCCACCTTAGCGGAGGTGTAGGAATTGGCGGGGTCTTGGAGCCCTTACAGGCCTCCCCTGTAATTATTGAGGACAATGCCTTTATTGGATCCAGATGTATTGTCGTGGAAGGTGTACGCGTAGAAAAAGAGGCCGTATTGGGAGCAAATGTAGTACTTACTGGATCAACCAAAATTATTGATGTTACTGGCGACAAGCCTGTAGAAAGAAAAGGATTGGTACCGGCAAGATCTGTTGTTATACCAGGGAGTTATACCAAAAAATTTCCGGCTGGCGACTATCAGGTGCCCTGTGCCTTGATCATTGGTACACGTAAAGAGAGCACCAACAAAAAAACTTCCCTGAACGATGCCCTTAGGGAATACGACGTTGCTGTTTAA
- the ruvX gene encoding Holliday junction resolvase RuvX, whose product MGRILALDYGKVRTGIAVTDELQIIASGLTTVDTKELLNFLRKYVQEEKVEKFVIGEPKQMNNLPSESEELIKPFLRTLEGVFPKIPVERQDERFTSKMAFQTMIDSGLNKKQRRDKALVDEISATIILQAYLNRK is encoded by the coding sequence GTGGGAAGGATTTTAGCATTGGATTATGGAAAGGTGCGGACGGGAATTGCCGTTACGGACGAGTTGCAAATTATAGCTTCTGGCCTGACTACCGTTGATACCAAGGAACTTTTGAATTTCCTAAGGAAGTATGTTCAAGAGGAGAAGGTAGAAAAATTTGTGATAGGGGAACCTAAGCAAATGAACAATCTTCCATCCGAATCCGAGGAATTGATCAAACCTTTTTTGAGAACTTTGGAAGGTGTCTTTCCAAAGATACCTGTAGAGCGGCAGGACGAGCGCTTTACGTCTAAAATGGCATTTCAGACAATGATAGATAGTGGTCTTAATAAAAAACAAAGAAGGGATAAGGCCCTAGTCGATGAAATTAGCGCCACTATTATCCTTCAGGCGTATTTAAATAGAAAATAG
- the def gene encoding peptide deformylase yields the protein MILPIVAYGDPVLRKVADDIDKDFPRFEELVANMWDTMYNANGVGLAAPQIGLPIRLFLVDTTPFGDDEELTEEEQNALKGFRKVFINARIEEETGTEWAFNEGCLSIPDVREDVSRKDTITISYMDENFKSYKETYDGLLARVIQHEYDHIEGILFTDKLSSLKKRLLKGRLANISKGKIKVEYRMRFPNIKKAR from the coding sequence ATGATTTTACCTATAGTTGCTTATGGAGACCCGGTACTTAGGAAAGTAGCGGATGATATAGACAAGGATTTTCCAAGATTCGAAGAATTGGTGGCCAATATGTGGGACACCATGTATAATGCCAATGGGGTTGGTTTGGCCGCACCCCAAATAGGACTGCCCATTAGATTGTTCCTTGTGGATACCACGCCATTTGGGGATGACGAAGAGCTTACCGAAGAAGAGCAAAATGCATTGAAAGGGTTTAGGAAAGTTTTTATCAATGCACGTATTGAGGAAGAAACTGGAACAGAATGGGCTTTTAATGAAGGCTGTCTTAGTATTCCCGATGTTCGGGAAGATGTTTCCCGGAAAGATACCATTACCATCTCCTATATGGATGAGAATTTTAAATCTTATAAGGAAACCTATGACGGACTTTTGGCCAGGGTAATCCAACATGAATATGACCATATAGAGGGCATATTGTTTACCGATAAATTATCCTCCTTAAAAAAACGCCTTTTAAAGGGTAGGTTGGCCAACATTTCCAAGGGGAAGATAAAGGTGGAATATAGAATGCGGTTTCCCAACATTAAAAAAGCACGTTAA
- a CDS encoding DUF5606 family protein, with protein MGLNKILSIAGKPGLFKLLTQTRTGFVAESLLDGKKVTVSFKNNVSVLSEIAIYTLEEEVPLKVVFEKIKEKEDGGKTAVSHKEDKIKLEEYLFEVLPNYDEDRVYASDIKKIIQWYNLLHEHGITEFADEEEKEEASKETE; from the coding sequence ATGGGTTTAAATAAAATATTATCGATTGCAGGTAAGCCGGGACTTTTTAAATTATTGACGCAAACGCGTACAGGTTTTGTAGCCGAATCCTTGTTGGATGGCAAAAAAGTTACCGTAAGTTTTAAGAACAATGTGAGTGTCTTGTCTGAGATTGCAATCTATACGTTGGAGGAGGAAGTGCCGTTAAAGGTGGTGTTTGAAAAAATCAAGGAAAAGGAAGATGGTGGAAAAACAGCGGTGAGCCATAAAGAGGATAAGATAAAATTGGAAGAATATTTGTTTGAAGTGCTACCCAATTATGATGAAGATAGGGTTTATGCCAGTGATATTAAAAAGATCATTCAATGGTATAATTTATTACATGAGCACGGTATTACAGAATTTGCGGACGAGGAAGAAAAAGAAGAGGCTTCCAAGGAAACAGAATAG
- a CDS encoding carboxylesterase family protein, whose translation MAKFKKKSAAILLMFLVLPFVLPGQQRTGNIVEYFGKEKVEDIHEGKVIHVFDKALALSIPSFGFESSSFPVDPVFDKFLMEPSTQVREGEVFDIDPFGRELKWNSIKVDSTNSFSGRDLRSGYVYLTYNSGSEKTVLFEASGHSLASINGYPYEGDHYDFGWNLIPVKLKKGNNIFVLKVGRFPRVRARILEPKAEVQFTTRDVTVPDLLLEEDMEYKAAIRVVNASDKWIEKYKIIAKVNGKELTTKVSDIPPYTVYKIPFSIPSSTLDTSMAKVNVVLSLIQSNGQQVSSETLTLNVKSKNKHHKRTFISDIDKSVQYYSVAPDKSGNTEGAALFLSVHGASVEAVNQANAYKQKDWGNLVAPTNRRPYGFAWEDWGRLDALEVLADSKRIFKPDNSKIYLTGHSMGGHGTWYLGATYPDHFAAIAPCAGYPDLLLYRGSRSERLMEMTEEQRMRYGISPKMFERLTQKYVPTAVEDIVERAGTPSRTLKLIRNYLHHGVYVLHGEKDNVVPTNLARDMRERLGKFHPDFTYYEYPDGTHWYGNHSVDWDPIFNMFKQRTIPEIKDIKKLEFSTGSPGVSASSHFITIHQQQIPFEVSSFDFSLDSIIKMETKNVSLLEVDFSYLPGEIKSIELNGKEIGIPSKEKMFFKESDGVWTIVSKPSLGEKGPHRNGGFKDAFRNDVVFVYATKGSKSENDWYYNKARFDADTFWYKANGNIELVADTNFSPKDYPNRNVVIYGNKSNNAAWDKLLKNSPVQVYNNKLNFGNRSLTGSNWGLYFIVPRADSDFASVGVVTATGPMGMKAAYANHYLVNGTTFPDLMLFDETVLVQGTSAVKCAGFFGNDWSIEKGDFEWE comes from the coding sequence ATGGCTAAATTTAAAAAGAAAAGTGCTGCAATTTTACTAATGTTCCTTGTTCTTCCCTTTGTCCTCCCCGGGCAACAACGTACAGGAAATATTGTGGAATATTTCGGTAAGGAAAAAGTTGAGGATATTCACGAAGGAAAAGTGATCCATGTTTTTGATAAGGCCTTGGCTCTATCAATTCCAAGTTTCGGATTTGAATCCTCATCATTTCCCGTAGATCCGGTTTTTGATAAGTTCCTAATGGAGCCCAGTACCCAGGTGAGGGAAGGTGAAGTTTTTGATATTGATCCGTTTGGAAGGGAATTAAAATGGAACTCCATAAAGGTAGACAGTACCAATAGCTTTTCCGGCAGGGACCTTAGGTCGGGTTATGTATATCTCACTTACAATTCAGGATCGGAGAAAACGGTTTTGTTCGAAGCTTCCGGACATTCCTTGGCTTCCATTAACGGTTATCCATATGAGGGTGATCATTATGATTTTGGTTGGAACCTTATTCCTGTAAAGTTGAAAAAGGGGAATAATATTTTTGTTTTAAAGGTTGGCCGTTTTCCCAGGGTTCGAGCGCGGATATTGGAGCCCAAGGCCGAGGTTCAATTTACTACACGAGATGTAACAGTTCCCGATCTTTTATTGGAGGAGGATATGGAATATAAGGCAGCCATAAGGGTGGTAAATGCTTCGGATAAGTGGATCGAAAAATACAAGATTATTGCCAAGGTAAACGGAAAGGAACTTACTACAAAAGTGAGCGACATTCCTCCTTATACGGTATATAAAATTCCTTTTTCCATTCCTTCGTCTACCTTGGATACCTCAATGGCGAAGGTGAATGTAGTTCTAAGTTTGATACAAAGTAATGGACAGCAGGTCTCTAGCGAAACTTTGACTTTGAATGTGAAGTCGAAAAATAAACACCATAAGAGAACCTTTATAAGTGATATAGATAAAAGTGTACAATATTACAGCGTGGCACCGGACAAAAGTGGAAATACAGAAGGCGCTGCACTTTTCCTTTCGGTACACGGTGCTTCGGTAGAGGCCGTGAATCAGGCAAACGCTTACAAGCAAAAAGATTGGGGGAACCTTGTTGCACCAACAAATAGGAGACCGTACGGGTTTGCTTGGGAAGATTGGGGAAGATTGGATGCCTTGGAAGTGCTGGCGGATAGCAAGAGGATTTTTAAACCGGACAATAGCAAAATTTACCTAACAGGGCATTCTATGGGAGGGCATGGAACATGGTATTTGGGGGCAACTTACCCAGACCATTTTGCTGCCATTGCACCATGTGCTGGATATCCAGATCTGTTATTGTACCGCGGAAGTAGGTCCGAAAGGCTTATGGAAATGACCGAAGAGCAGAGAATGCGGTATGGCATTAGCCCTAAAATGTTCGAACGCCTTACCCAGAAGTATGTCCCCACTGCAGTTGAAGACATCGTTGAAAGAGCGGGAACACCGAGCAGAACCTTAAAACTGATACGAAATTACTTGCATCACGGGGTATATGTGTTGCACGGCGAAAAGGACAATGTAGTTCCTACTAATTTAGCCCGGGATATGAGGGAGCGGTTGGGGAAATTTCATCCAGATTTCACCTATTATGAGTATCCAGACGGTACCCATTGGTACGGGAACCACAGTGTGGATTGGGATCCGATTTTTAACATGTTTAAGCAACGAACCATTCCCGAGATAAAGGATATTAAAAAATTGGAGTTCAGTACCGGTTCTCCTGGGGTTTCTGCATCCTCACATTTTATTACCATCCATCAGCAACAAATACCCTTTGAGGTTAGCTCGTTTGATTTTTCATTGGATAGCATTATTAAAATGGAGACCAAAAATGTGTCTTTATTGGAGGTGGATTTTTCATATTTGCCTGGTGAGATCAAGAGCATAGAGCTAAACGGAAAAGAAATTGGTATACCTTCAAAAGAGAAGATGTTTTTCAAGGAATCGGATGGGGTCTGGACAATTGTTTCCAAACCATCCTTGGGGGAAAAAGGCCCCCATAGGAACGGTGGGTTCAAGGATGCCTTTAGAAATGATGTAGTGTTCGTTTATGCTACCAAAGGATCCAAATCGGAGAACGATTGGTATTATAACAAGGCTAGGTTCGATGCCGATACATTCTGGTATAAGGCCAATGGAAATATTGAATTGGTCGCGGACACCAACTTTTCTCCCAAAGATTATCCCAACAGAAATGTTGTTATTTACGGTAATAAGTCCAACAATGCGGCCTGGGACAAATTATTAAAAAATAGTCCGGTCCAAGTATATAACAATAAATTAAATTTCGGGAATAGAAGTCTTACGGGAAGCAATTGGGGCTTATACTTTATAGTACCAAGGGCCGATAGTGATTTTGCCAGTGTTGGAGTGGTAACGGCAACGGGACCAATGGGTATGAAAGCAGCCTACGCCAACCATTATTTGGTGAACGGAACCACATTTCCCGATCTAATGCTCTTTGATGAAACTGTATTGGTACAAGGGACTTCAGCCGTCAAATGCGCTGGTTTCTTCGGAAACGATTGGTCTATTGAAAAAGGGGATTTTGAGTGGGAATAA
- a CDS encoding S10 family peptidase: protein MKAFILITTLLLGQLCYPNKENDSIPKAEVATTMQSVTINGNTIYLTAKAGTFEVKDETNKPIALMGFTYYTRDSKRGLTTQRRPIVFAFNGGPGSSSFWLHMGILGPKRIVVDDPKSTPAAPYKIVNNNYSILDIADLVMIDPVGTGLSIPVGKAKFKDFWGVDQDIRSLSLFITQFLIHNDRMNSPKFLLGESYGTFRNAGLMNTLLSQGVAMNGVIMVSAVFDLRTLLFPPNDDLPYIVHFPTYAATAWYHNKIDDKPENVYEFLETVRSFTENEYTPALFKGDRLPENEKANIASKLAYYTGTETNYWLKADLRVTASEFFAEFLRDKGEIVGRLDSRFTGINEDLLSQEGSHDPQSSAISPAYISGFLDYFYGDLKVNKNLLYSITAGRRDGFKWDWSHQGNERWGASAAINTGIDMATALSRDPNMKVLILNGIYDIATVFYGVEHTINHLGLKKEIKDNIIMEYYEAGHMMYTHQPSMEKFKKDVSRFILNASK, encoded by the coding sequence ATGAAAGCCTTTATTCTAATTACGACCCTTCTTTTGGGACAATTGTGCTATCCCAATAAGGAAAATGATTCCATACCCAAAGCCGAGGTTGCTACCACCATGCAAAGCGTTACCATAAATGGCAACACCATTTATTTAACGGCAAAGGCAGGAACTTTTGAAGTGAAGGATGAAACTAATAAGCCAATTGCCTTAATGGGCTTTACCTATTACACCAGGGATTCCAAAAGGGGCTTGACAACACAAAGGCGTCCTATTGTTTTTGCCTTTAACGGAGGGCCAGGTTCATCCTCTTTCTGGTTGCATATGGGAATTTTGGGACCTAAGAGAATTGTAGTGGACGACCCAAAATCTACTCCCGCCGCCCCCTACAAAATTGTGAACAACAACTACTCAATTCTGGATATAGCAGATCTTGTAATGATAGATCCCGTAGGTACTGGCCTAAGCATCCCCGTTGGAAAGGCCAAGTTTAAAGACTTTTGGGGTGTGGACCAGGATATCCGCAGCCTTTCTTTGTTCATTACACAGTTTCTGATACATAACGACCGTATGAACAGTCCCAAATTCCTACTGGGAGAAAGCTACGGGACTTTTAGGAACGCCGGTTTAATGAATACCCTTTTGAGCCAAGGTGTGGCCATGAACGGTGTTATCATGGTATCGGCTGTTTTTGACCTTCGTACCTTATTGTTCCCTCCAAATGATGATCTCCCCTATATAGTACATTTTCCGACCTATGCAGCAACGGCCTGGTATCATAATAAAATAGACGATAAGCCGGAAAATGTGTATGAATTCCTGGAGACGGTTCGATCCTTTACCGAAAACGAGTATACGCCCGCCCTCTTTAAAGGGGATCGACTTCCTGAAAATGAAAAGGCCAACATTGCCTCCAAGTTAGCGTACTATACCGGTACAGAAACCAACTACTGGCTCAAAGCAGACCTAAGGGTTACTGCCAGTGAATTTTTTGCTGAATTTTTAAGGGATAAGGGTGAAATAGTGGGACGATTGGATTCGCGATTTACTGGAATCAATGAAGATCTACTATCCCAGGAAGGAAGTCATGACCCGCAAAGTTCGGCCATTTCTCCTGCCTACATTAGTGGGTTTTTGGATTATTTTTACGGTGACCTAAAAGTCAACAAAAATTTATTATACTCAATAACCGCAGGGAGAAGGGACGGATTTAAATGGGATTGGTCCCATCAAGGGAATGAAAGATGGGGTGCTTCAGCGGCGATCAACACCGGTATTGATATGGCCACAGCATTATCTAGAGATCCAAATATGAAAGTATTGATCCTAAATGGCATCTATGATATTGCCACTGTTTTTTATGGCGTAGAACACACAATCAACCATTTGGGTCTTAAAAAGGAGATCAAGGATAATATTATTATGGAATATTATGAGGCTGGACATATGATGTACACCCACCAGCCATCAATGGAAAAATTTAAGAAAGATGTTTCCCGATTTATACTAAATGCGTCCAAATAA